Genomic segment of Sebastes fasciatus isolate fSebFas1 chromosome 3, fSebFas1.pri, whole genome shotgun sequence:
cagctagcctggctcggTCTGAAGGGAACAAAATCCAccaaccagcacctctaaagctctctGATTAAAAGCATGTTAtatcaacaaataaacaaacaagatattgTTAATGCACCTCCGACTGAAATCTAGTTTCCTTGACAGATTAAATTATTTACCCTAGAAACACACAGAAGGTGAAGCCCTGCATAGTGTCCGTAGGTCTTCCTTTCAGTCCGCATATGGCCTCCACCAGTACGGTAGGGCAGCCTGTATGTAGCGAAGACAACACTGTAAGTCACTGCTACCAGTGAATAAACTGGTCAGTAGAAAGCTGTTTCCCCTTTcttccagtcttcatgctaagctaacagctTCTTATTAaacagacagatatgagagtagTATCATTCTTGTCATCTAACTCTTGCcaagaaagcaaatatttcctaaaatgttgtACTAGTCATTTAATGGAGTACTTAATGGCACTACCTCGTGCATCTCAAAACATAACTCTGTCGTGGGTAAATATTCAAGAACTCTGGTAACTCCCTGCCCTCGCCATGAAACTTCTTACCCCAAATCCTTCATCCctctttcccttcctctgtccttccatccttccctctttgcttttcaaaatgagcatgaaTCGATGACACAGTGTGACCATCCAGACACATCAAGGTAAGCGTTGCATGTTTATCAGCTGAGGGGGGTAGATGGAGGGACGGTGGGGAGGGGGGAGTgggaagtgtttttgtttgtttgtttgtttgtgttttatctgaCGGTGACTCCGAGCTTCTCCAGCACTCGCGTCCCTTTCTCCTGGTACTCCTCACGCGTCATCCAGAAGTTGTCCTTGTCCTTCATGATGTCGGCCAGCACGGCGCCGCCCAGGAACACCATGTGTTTACGCCGAGGGGGGTCCTCTATCCGGATCTTGAATTTCTGCGATCGAGATAAGGCGGAATGAAGAGCAGAGAGTGTCaacagagaaaaggaggagataATAACGTGTTGAAACCACCGCCGCCCTGTGAGGTCCCTAAAATAGACTGAAGATTGTCTTTTAATTACAGGTTGGAGGATTTCCCTGAGCGGCTGCTGGGGCAGCAGATGGTGCTTCCTCTCGAGGAACAATGACATGTTATATTTTCACCTCGTCATCATGGGATCATGGGATCATGACAGAGAGACATTTCTGAGGTGTTGAGGGCATTAACAAGAATGTGGTTTCAGTTCCCCCTAGTGGCACATACGAGTACTGCACAAGAAAACTATGGGGAAAAAgcagtgatatactgtatattcaacgAAATTCTGTAACTGATCAACCTGATAAAGTTAAAGTTTACATCTAAAATGGGCTGAAAATCAAAGTTGGAAACATACGATGACCCACTCTCTCCCATTGTACAGACAACTCACTACTGCACATTAATCCACTCTACGTAAGCTACATTTCATGAGTTATGGTAGGCAGGTAGTGGTAGGCAGCTACTGATCTGTTGGGGACACACACTCCATGTTTTCATCACATTAAAATGATCAGTGATGTCTTCCCACTAGGATACATgtcgtttttgtttttccagacACTTGTACTCACCGATAGCTTGTCTACGTCTCCCTTCAGCACTCGCTCCAGGTACAGCTGCTTAAGTTCGCGCTCCAGGCGGGACGGCAGGCCGGGATACATGGTGGAGCCCCCAGACAGGACGATGTGTTTGTAGAACTCAGACCTGATCAGAAACACAATGATTTATGACcagaaacatttgtttttttattacgtCGCTCCACCCTGGCTGTGAGAAGTCTGTTGGTTTTTACTATCTGTTGAACAGATATCAGACAGAAACGTGTGACTCAAAAAGGAAACTTTCCTGAGTGTTTCCATCAACTCTAAAAGACGAGCGGTCACTGCCAGCTCACCTGGTATCGATATCTGCGGCATGGATGGTGTTGAAGAGCAGCTCGGCCACACCCACCCCCTCCACGTTGATGAGGTGAGGTTGAAACAGAGCCTCGGGGGCTTCGAACCTCTCACCTCCCACCTTGATCAACCTGCCGTCCGGGAGCTGAGGACACACAACAAAACCCCTGCATTCAGAAATGTAATGACGTCTGTACCTGCGACCTCATTATCAGTGAAGGAACCGATAAGGTTTATTAACATGACTGTGACTGACCGTGTACGACTCGACCAGCACCGTTGTCTCCAGCGCCAGCTTCTGTTCCTGCTCGATGTTATAACCGACGTAGCACAGcttctccttcatcatcctCACCGTCTCAAAGTCCGCCGAATGGTTGAAGGCGTAACCTCGCAGCAGTAGCAGCTGGTTGACAGACGAGACGGGACGGATTTGATGGTTATCGTCATCatcaaatacaaatatattaatttaacattttacaaAGACTAAGCTCAACAACATACATTTCAACtgctacatttctggtattgtgacatccctagtgtgaACTTGTTTGGCAAGGGCTTGAATGTAACGGACATTCATTTATATGTTAATGTCCCGCACTCCAGCTTTAATCTGttgctattagggctgtcaatcaattcaaatatataattgcgattaatcgcacgattgtcctcaagttaatcgtgataaatcgcaaattaatcgcacatttttgtatctgttcaaaatgtaccttaaagggagatttgtcaagtatttaatactcttatcaacataggagtgggcaaatatgctgctctatgtaaatgtatgtatatatttattattgaaatcaattaacaacacaaaacaatgacatatactGTCCTcaatagtagggatgcactgatccgactttttcagtcccgatacggatagcgatacctgggctttgggtatcgaccgataccgagtaacgatccgataccagtgtttaattaataagctgtatgcctcactgtgtggaagtggaagtgatatttattattggaaatcaattaactacacaaaacaatgacaaatattgtccagaaaccctcacaggtactgcatttagcacaaaaaaatatgctcaaatcataacatggcaaactgcagcccaacaggcaacaacagctgtcagtgtgtcagtgtgctgacttgactatgacttgccccaaactgcaagtgattatcataaagtgggcatgtctgtaaaggggagactcgtggacacccagagaacccattttcattcacatatcttgaggtcagaggtcaagcaacccctttgaaaatggccatggcagtttttcttcaacgacatttagtgtaagtttggagcgttatttagcctccttcaccaatggattctttaggttttctagtttcatatgatgccattatcttcactttagctttaaaactgagcccgctacaacctaaacatcgcaagttgcattaaagcgttaaagaaatttgtggtgttaaaacaaatttgcaatattgcattattatcgcgttaactttgacagccctagttgctaTAACTACTTCTGCTCTTGTGGGAAAGCaccacataaatacacatactTTGCACCACATATGCATTTCCCCACATATCCACCAAATGTCAGAATGAAATGTGGAATTGAGGGAAATATAAAGACAGTCCATCACTGTGTGGGGCTGCCAGTACCTTGATGAGGTAGCGTGTTATGTCCCTCCCTGCGATGTCAAGACGTCGGGTCAGGTGAGGCAGCGAGAAGCCTTCGTACACCGGACAGATGTGAGTGACGCCGTCACCAGAGTCGACCACAACTCCAGTCAGCAGTCCTAAAACAAAGATATGCAAAGATGTGTATCACCCAAATAGGCTTGTGCCGAATGGCGATAGGATCGTATATCGACGATTGAAGGGATGATCGACGATTGGTTTTTCATTTGCCAATATTAAGGCGATTTGAACTAACTTACTATCAGAACTAAGATGCTATAAAAATTATCTCTAGAATCATTAAAAGATGTTTCTGGTGGAGCGGCATGTCCGCCCGCTGAGCCTCGTTAATCAGCACGAAAGATTGAATTGATGAATTTTAAATCCTTAATTACAAACCACTTTGTCGTCTGTTTTCCATGGATCTGACCGCATCTCCGTTCTCCACATACCTGCTCAACAAAACTTCACTCTGTGCTCCATAAGAGTAGTTAACGTTATggatatgttttttgtttttttacatttaaacctTTGATTGAGGTttttgaatgaagctttgattgtctgttgtcatattttatgacgttatcaccctaaaaaaataataatggggAAATATGGTTTTgcgttattgtggttatattaatttaatttatggtgctgttagattgctgctagaccgcctcGTTAATACACGTGCGTGCCTCGCTGCGGCAAGTGGGAGACagttttgaccgcagtgaaaatgttgtttttttaaaggctaaacgacaacaaatatggatttaagcagaatattttgttagataaaaacatgggaattttggaaattattatatgtatcttttttaaatacattttgacttttgacaTACAGCTAGTGGCTTTTTGCTAAAGTAGCACACATACATTTTGTTCAGAGAATTCAGGCTTTTCTGGTTTAGGAGTGGTCATGAGTGTTACGGAGACAAACAAACCTTGAGCGTAGAGAGTGAGGACGGCCTGGATAGCGATATAAACTCCTCTGAACTGGTACGTTTCAAACATCACCTGGCAGAAGACAAACAGAAAGTATCAGTTAACTACTAAAGCACAACATagatatgtttttgtgtttctgccACAAGTGACGCACGTGTAGTTTTATATAATCAATTAGACTTATGACTGTCATTACAATAGGAGGGACACGTCACACTGCCCCAGTCTCTAAGACAAAGTTAAAACATCTGGAATGTTACATATGATTCTGCCCACCTCTATAATCTTTTCTCTGTTCTTGGTGGGGTTCATAGGCGGCTCGGTCAGTAGGATCTTGCAGTCGCTCGAGTCGATGTTGAGTTTCTCTGGGCCGAAGGTGTAGTCCCACAGGTGCTTCATGTCGTCCCAGTTCCTGACGATACCGTTCTCCATGGGGTAGTTCACCTCCAACATGGAGCGCAGCTCGCTGGCCTCATTCCCCACCATCAGGTCCTGCGAGATGTCAGAGGTCAACCGTTCAGCAGATTGAGAGACATACTTTGGACAAGCGGATGTTAGCTCTTTACCTGCTGCTTTTCTTCACTATTGTTGGCTGGTGTTTCTCTGTTACAGTGCAAAGCCACAAGGTTTTCATTTCAGCAGCTGATTTATCATGCAGGATGACCACCGCTACACCCGGCTTTATCTTTGCTAAAAATCCAgatttttttgatggttctaaagattatctttccagatattcctgtggtgtgaggtatgttaggAGTATTTTTTACATCCCCTAATCGGCTTgaaagtccatcctggccgtaccgatttcaaatcataaatattaaacatgttcaatatttgcTTAGATTGAATTAGATATCCTGTTGTATGTGGGGCAcaccgaggacagccgatgacgcagtcacgtggg
This window contains:
- the actr2a gene encoding actin-related protein 2-A, which encodes MDSQGRKVVVCDNGTGFVKCGYAGSNFPEHIFPALVGRPIIRSTAKVGNIEIKDLMVGNEASELRSMLEVNYPMENGIVRNWDDMKHLWDYTFGPEKLNIDSSDCKILLTEPPMNPTKNREKIIEVMFETYQFRGVYIAIQAVLTLYAQGLLTGVVVDSGDGVTHICPVYEGFSLPHLTRRLDIAGRDITRYLIKLLLLRGYAFNHSADFETVRMMKEKLCYVGYNIEQEQKLALETTVLVESYTLPDGRLIKVGGERFEAPEALFQPHLINVEGVGVAELLFNTIHAADIDTRSEFYKHIVLSGGSTMYPGLPSRLERELKQLYLERVLKGDVDKLSKFKIRIEDPPRRKHMVFLGGAVLADIMKDKDNFWMTREEYQEKGTRVLEKLGVTVR